A portion of the Oncorhynchus clarkii lewisi isolate Uvic-CL-2024 chromosome 27, UVic_Ocla_1.0, whole genome shotgun sequence genome contains these proteins:
- the LOC139385629 gene encoding DCN1-like protein 5 isoform X2 — protein MPVKKKRKSSGSDDPGLRKCKITCFCRPQAPGRLISPEDQFSNKKCLAWFYEYTGPDEVLGPEGMEKFCEDIGVEPENIIMLVIAWKLEAPNMGFFTKEEWLKGMTLLQCDCIERLQGKLDYLRNHLNDTINFKNIYRYAFDFARDKDQRSLDMDTAKSMLGLLLGRTWPLFPVFNQFLEQSKYKVMNKDQWYNVLEFSRTVSTDLSNYDEDGACEAGVIG, from the exons ATGCCTGTGAAGAAAAAGAGGAAGTCTTCAGGGTCAGATGACCCGGGACTCAGGAAGTGTAAAATCACCTG TTTCTGCAGACCTCAGGCTCCAGGCCGGTTGATCAGCCCAGAGGACCAGTTCTCCAATAAGAAATGTCTGGCCTGGTTCTACGAGTacacag GTCCAGATGAGGTGTTGGGTCCAGAGGGGATGGAGAAGTTCTGTGAAGACATTGGAGTGGAACCAGAAAAC ATAATTATGTTAGTTATAGCCTGGAAACTAGAAGCTCCAAATATGGGATTTTTCACTAAGGAGGAGTGGCTTAAGGGAATGACTTTACTACA gtGTGACTGCATAGAGAGGTTACAGGGGAAACTGGACTACCTTCGCAATCATCTCAACGACACGATCAACTTTAAAAACATCTACAGATACGCCTTTGACTTTGCCAGG gATAAGGACCAGAGGAGTCTGGACATGGACACAGCTAAGTCCATGCTAGGGTTGCTACTGGGGAGAACATGGCCACTCTTCCCTGTCTTCAACCAGTTTCtggag CAGTCCAAGTACAAGGTGATGAATAAGGACCAGTGGTATAACGTCTTAGAGTTCAGTCGTACAGTCAGCACAGACCTCAGTAACTATGACGAGGATGGAGCCTGTga ggcCGGTGTTATTGGATGA
- the LOC139385629 gene encoding DCN1-like protein 5 isoform X1, translating into MPVKKKRKSSGSDDPGLRKCKITCFCRPQAPGRLISPEDQFSNKKCLAWFYEYTGPDEVLGPEGMEKFCEDIGVEPENIIMLVIAWKLEAPNMGFFTKEEWLKGMTLLQCDCIERLQGKLDYLRNHLNDTINFKNIYRYAFDFARDKDQRSLDMDTAKSMLGLLLGRTWPLFPVFNQFLEQSKYKVMNKDQWYNVLEFSRTVSTDLSNYDEDGAWPVLLDEFVEWQKARLAAL; encoded by the exons ATGCCTGTGAAGAAAAAGAGGAAGTCTTCAGGGTCAGATGACCCGGGACTCAGGAAGTGTAAAATCACCTG TTTCTGCAGACCTCAGGCTCCAGGCCGGTTGATCAGCCCAGAGGACCAGTTCTCCAATAAGAAATGTCTGGCCTGGTTCTACGAGTacacag GTCCAGATGAGGTGTTGGGTCCAGAGGGGATGGAGAAGTTCTGTGAAGACATTGGAGTGGAACCAGAAAAC ATAATTATGTTAGTTATAGCCTGGAAACTAGAAGCTCCAAATATGGGATTTTTCACTAAGGAGGAGTGGCTTAAGGGAATGACTTTACTACA gtGTGACTGCATAGAGAGGTTACAGGGGAAACTGGACTACCTTCGCAATCATCTCAACGACACGATCAACTTTAAAAACATCTACAGATACGCCTTTGACTTTGCCAGG gATAAGGACCAGAGGAGTCTGGACATGGACACAGCTAAGTCCATGCTAGGGTTGCTACTGGGGAGAACATGGCCACTCTTCCCTGTCTTCAACCAGTTTCtggag CAGTCCAAGTACAAGGTGATGAATAAGGACCAGTGGTATAACGTCTTAGAGTTCAGTCGTACAGTCAGCACAGACCTCAGTAACTATGACGAGGATGGAGCCT ggcCGGTGTTATTGGATGAGTTTGTGGAGTGGCAGAAAGCTCGGCTGGCAGCGTTATAG